GAAGTCAGGCCTTGGCGAGCTTGCGGGCGATGCCGGCCACGGTGAGCGAGGACGCCAGCTTCTCCCCGAAGCGGGAGGCGGCGCCATCCGCCCTTCGATAGAGATCATAGCGCCCGGGCGCAACAGCCACGAGCGTGTGGGGCGCGGCCTGCGCCGAAGCGCAGGACTTTTCGCAGCCCGAAAGATGCAGCCCGGCACGGATGCCGAAGCCGGCCAGCAGCATGGCATCGCGCTGCGTGTCGGCCAGCGCCGAGCGGCAGCCGGCGGAGCCGGAGCAGGCCAGCATATCAGACAGGGGATGGTCGGGCGCGATCACGAAGCCCAGGGCTTCGAGGGCGGCGAGAGTCGCGGCGGGCCGGGCCAGGCCGGGCAGGATCACCGATTGATGCGGCGTCAGGCGAATCGTGCCGTCGCCTTCGCGTTCGGCCAGCGACGCGAGGCCTTCGAGCATTTCGGGGGTCAGGCGACCGAGAGGAGGACGAGCGCCGATCCAGGAGATCGCGGGCGATTGGGGGTGGATGCCGAAGTGGCTGGTGGATGCCCGCGCGCCGGGGGCGATTGGGGCGTCGAGGAAGCCGTCGGTCAGTTCGCGGGCACGGCCGCCGAGCTGGCGCATGCGGGGAGCGCCGGTGGCGAGGAAGCGTTCGATCATGGCGGCGATGGTTGCCGCCACGTTTTCGGCCTGCACCGTTCCGAGGGGGGAATCGAGGAGCGTTCCGCCGAGGCCCAGTGCGAAAGTGTCGCGGGTGACGGCGGCGAGCCAGATGTCGTTGGGGTGGTGCAGCGGGGCGGTCGCTTCGCCGCCATCGACCAGAATCGAGAATTTGGGCGAGAGGGCGTGGAAATCGGCGCGCCGGTCGAGGAGGGACAGGAGCGCGCGGGCGATGGGGGCAGTGTCGAGCAGCGCCTGGTCGTCGATGCCGTAGCTGGGGCTGACCATGACGTTGCGGACGTCGTCGGCACCAGAGCTCGTCGCGCCGAGGCCGGCATCGAGGAGGCACCGGGCGAGTGCGTCGCCGTCAGTGGCGGCGATGCCGCGCAGCTGCAGGTTGGCGCGGCTGGTGATTTCGATGATGCCGTTGCCCCATTGGCGGGACGCGGCGGCGAGCGCGCGTGCCTGGGCGGCATCGAGCGTTCCCAGCGCGACCTTGACCCGGCAGATGCCGCCGTCGCGCGCAGGCGCCAGCCGATAAAGGCCGGGACAGGCGGATTGGCGGATGGGGGACGCCTCGTTCATTGCGGCAATCTAGATGGTTTCGCGGTTGGCTGAAAGCGGATCGCGGGGCGGTGGTGGGAGGTGCGGTTGGGGCTTACCCCCACCCCTGCCCCCTCCCCGCAAGGGGGGAGGGAGACCTGCCGGCTCAATCTTGCCCCTTAAAGAACGGCTGGGTACCGCCCTCATAAGAACACGCGAGGCTTCGTATCGAGGAATTGGCCAAGGCTCCGCGCCAAAAGAAAAAGCCGCCTTGCGGCGGCTTCTTGGGAGGGATGGTGGAGCCAATCGGAATCGAACCGACGACCTCTTGAATGCCATTCAAGCGCTCTCCCAACTGAGCTATGGCCCCTTATTCCCTTGGGATTTCGCTCCGGAAGCGGCGATGCCCTCCCGAAGCGAGGCGCAACCTATTCAAGCTCTCTCCGATACGCAAGGCCTATTTTGACCTTTTTGTAAAACTCTCGGAAGAGCTTGATTTCGTTAGCGTTCGTCCTCGTTACCGACGTCAAAGTCGATATCGTCTTCGTCTTCATCCTCTTCGAGGAACACGTCTTCCTCGTCGTCGCCAAGGTCTTCCTCAACCTCGACATCCTCGACATCGGGAATGTCCTCGCCGCCTTCAGCTTCGTCGTCGGCATCTTCGAGCGAAACGATCTCGGGCGCGTTCGCGTCCTCGACTTCATC
The sequence above is a segment of the Paradevosia shaoguanensis genome. Coding sequences within it:
- a CDS encoding TIGR02300 family protein, with product MANSDRGTKRTDPETGKKFYDLNKDPIVSPYTGKSYPRSYFEQILPGKPAPARARAEDDEEEEVEEDEVEDANAPEIVSLEDADDEAEGGEDIPDVEDVEVEEDLGDDEEDVFLEEDEDEDDIDFDVGNEDER
- the cobG gene encoding precorrin-3B synthase, giving the protein MNEASPIRQSACPGLYRLAPARDGGICRVKVALGTLDAAQARALAAASRQWGNGIIEITSRANLQLRGIAATDGDALARCLLDAGLGATSSGADDVRNVMVSPSYGIDDQALLDTAPIARALLSLLDRRADFHALSPKFSILVDGGEATAPLHHPNDIWLAAVTRDTFALGLGGTLLDSPLGTVQAENVAATIAAMIERFLATGAPRMRQLGGRARELTDGFLDAPIAPGARASTSHFGIHPQSPAISWIGARPPLGRLTPEMLEGLASLAEREGDGTIRLTPHQSVILPGLARPAATLAALEALGFVIAPDHPLSDMLACSGSAGCRSALADTQRDAMLLAGFGIRAGLHLSGCEKSCASAQAAPHTLVAVAPGRYDLYRRADGAASRFGEKLASSLTVAGIARKLAKA